A window of the Kosakonia sp. BYX6 genome harbors these coding sequences:
- a CDS encoding zinc ribbon domain-containing protein YjdM, which produces MQLPHCPKCNSEYTYEDNGMFICPECAHEWNDSETAHETDELIVKDANGNLLADGDSVTVIKDLKVKGSSSMLKIGTKVKNIRLVEGDHNIDCKIDGFGPMKLKSEFVKKN; this is translated from the coding sequence ATGCAACTTCCCCACTGCCCTAAATGTAATTCCGAATACACCTACGAAGATAATGGCATGTTCATTTGCCCGGAATGCGCCCACGAGTGGAACGACAGCGAAACCGCGCATGAAACCGATGAATTGATCGTCAAAGATGCGAATGGAAATCTGTTGGCCGATGGCGACAGCGTCACCGTAATTAAAGACTTGAAAGTAAAAGGCAGTTCTTCAATGTTGAAGATCGGCACAAAAGTGAAGAATATTCGCCTGGTCGAAGGCGATCATAATATTGATTGTAAAATCGACGGCTTCGGGCCAATGAAACTGAAATCAGAATTCGTTAAAAAGAACTGA
- the phnF gene encoding phosphonate metabolism transcriptional regulator PhnF, whose protein sequence is MHLSRHPTSFPTRYQEIAAKLEQELRTQYRRGDWLPAEQQLAARFEVNRHTLRRAIDQLVEKGWVQRRQGIGVLVLMRPFDYPLNAQARFSQNLLDQGSHPTSERLLAVLRPASSHVADALGVQEGENIIHLRTRRRVNGIALCLIDHYFSDMQLWPLLQQFDSGSLHDFLRERADISLKRTQTRISARRAQVKESRWLEIPNMAPLLCVRTLNHREGDINATEYSVSLTRADMIEFTMEH, encoded by the coding sequence ATGCACTTATCCAGACATCCGACCAGCTTCCCCACACGCTACCAGGAGATCGCCGCGAAACTGGAGCAGGAGTTACGCACGCAATACCGCCGCGGCGACTGGCTTCCCGCCGAGCAACAACTGGCGGCGCGTTTTGAGGTCAACCGCCACACGCTGCGCCGCGCCATTGATCAACTGGTGGAAAAAGGCTGGGTGCAACGCCGCCAGGGCATCGGCGTATTGGTGCTGATGCGCCCGTTCGATTACCCGCTCAACGCGCAAGCGCGTTTTAGCCAGAACCTGCTCGATCAGGGCAGCCACCCGACCAGCGAACGCCTGCTGGCGGTGCTGCGCCCGGCATCCAGCCATGTCGCCGACGCGCTGGGCGTGCAGGAAGGCGAAAACATCATCCATCTGCGTACCCGCCGCCGGGTTAACGGCATCGCGCTGTGCCTTATCGATCACTACTTTTCCGACATGCAACTGTGGCCGCTGCTGCAACAGTTTGATAGCGGTTCACTGCACGATTTTCTGCGCGAACGGGCCGACATCAGCCTGAAGCGCACCCAAACGCGCATCAGCGCCCGCCGCGCGCAAGTGAAAGAGAGCCGCTGGCTGGAGATTCCCAACATGGCACCGTTGCTCTGCGTGCGCACCCTTAACCATCGTGAAGGCGACATCAACGCGACGGAATACTCCGTCAGCCTGACCCGCGCCGACATGATCGAATTCACCATGGAGCACTGA
- the phnG gene encoding phosphonate C-P lyase system protein PhnG: protein MHFDTPTRQRWMATLAHASSDMLRGRMRTLGLAPVYEQVRAPQTGLVQIQARMGGTGERFFPGDATLTRAVIRLDTGTLGFSWVLGRDKGHAERCAVCDALLQEPSWFQTLMETLITPLEADRAARLQARQAEVNASRVDFFTLVRGDNA from the coding sequence ATGCATTTTGATACGCCTACTCGCCAGCGCTGGATGGCGACACTTGCGCACGCTTCGTCCGACATGCTGCGCGGACGGATGCGCACCCTCGGCCTGGCACCGGTTTATGAACAGGTGCGCGCGCCGCAAACCGGCCTGGTGCAAATCCAGGCGCGTATGGGCGGCACCGGCGAGCGTTTTTTCCCCGGCGACGCCACGCTAACCCGCGCGGTGATTCGCCTGGACACCGGCACGCTGGGCTTTAGCTGGGTGCTCGGGCGCGATAAAGGCCACGCCGAACGCTGCGCCGTGTGCGATGCCCTGTTACAAGAACCGTCCTGGTTCCAAACCCTGATGGAAACCCTCATTACCCCGTTGGAAGCGGACCGTGCCGCCCGTTTACAAGCGCGCCAGGCCGAAGTCAACGCCAGTCGGGTCGACTTCTTTACCCTGGTTCGCGGAGATAACGCATGA
- the phnH gene encoding phosphonate C-P lyase system protein PhnH: protein MTLQPAFASAVHDAQHCFRRLLKAMSEPGVIVSLPQLKHGWPPLNPATTSVLLTLVDNDTPLWLSNAMDNDLVRQNLRFHTNAPRVSQPQHSLFAIADHTLSAEQLNALPSGSDISPESSATLILQLPALSGGRMLRLTGPGIQEERMIAPQLPACITDELTDRPHAFPTGIDVILTCGDRALAIPRTTLVEVY, encoded by the coding sequence ATGACTTTACAACCCGCATTCGCATCGGCGGTTCACGATGCCCAACACTGTTTTCGTCGTCTGCTAAAAGCCATGAGCGAACCGGGCGTGATTGTTTCCCTGCCGCAGTTAAAACACGGCTGGCCGCCGCTCAACCCGGCGACCACCAGCGTGCTGCTGACACTGGTCGATAACGACACGCCACTCTGGCTTTCGAACGCGATGGATAACGATCTGGTACGCCAAAACCTGCGCTTTCACACCAATGCGCCGCGGGTCTCCCAGCCGCAGCACTCGCTGTTCGCCATTGCCGATCACACCCTGAGCGCAGAACAGTTAAACGCACTGCCAAGCGGCAGCGATATCAGCCCGGAAAGCAGTGCGACCCTGATTTTGCAGCTCCCGGCATTGAGCGGCGGGCGCATGTTGCGCTTGACCGGCCCAGGCATTCAGGAAGAGCGCATGATCGCCCCGCAGTTGCCGGCGTGTATTACCGACGAGTTGACCGACCGCCCGCACGCGTTTCCCACAGGTATTGATGTGATCCTGACCTGCGGCGATCGCGCGCTGGCCATCCCAAGAACCACGCTGGTGGAGGTGTACTGA
- a CDS encoding carbon-phosphorus lyase complex subunit PhnI, with protein sequence MYVAVKGGEKAIMAAHALQAHKRRGDTQLAELSVAQIAEQMHLAVDRVMTEGGIADRQLAALALKQASGDNVEAIFLLRAYRTTLPRLAVSVPIDSANMRLERRISAVYKDIPGGQLLGPTYDYTHRLLDFALLAEGETPELTTREEQQDAAPHVFSLLVNEGLAKAERDSGATPDDITRQPPVFPCSRASRLQQLARGDEGYLLALAYSTQRGYGRNHPFAGEIRSGYIDVEIVAEELGFAVNIGELLITECEMVNGFVAPQDDAPHFTRGYGLVFGMSERKAMAMALVDRALQAIDYGEAIKSPAQDEEFVLAHADNVEAAGFVSHLKLPHYVDFQAELDLLRQLQQEMPRG encoded by the coding sequence ATGTACGTTGCTGTCAAAGGGGGTGAAAAAGCCATCATGGCGGCGCACGCGCTACAGGCGCATAAACGCCGTGGCGACACACAACTGGCGGAACTGAGCGTCGCGCAAATCGCCGAGCAGATGCACCTGGCGGTCGATCGCGTGATGACCGAAGGCGGCATTGCCGACCGCCAACTGGCGGCGCTGGCATTAAAACAGGCGAGCGGCGATAACGTCGAAGCCATCTTTCTGCTACGCGCTTATCGCACCACGCTGCCGCGCCTTGCGGTGAGCGTTCCCATCGACAGCGCGAACATGCGTTTAGAGCGCCGCATTTCGGCGGTCTACAAAGACATTCCCGGCGGCCAGTTGCTTGGCCCGACTTACGATTACACCCACCGCCTGCTGGACTTCGCGCTGCTCGCTGAAGGTGAAACGCCTGAACTCACGACGCGTGAAGAACAGCAAGACGCCGCGCCGCACGTCTTTAGCCTGCTGGTCAACGAAGGGCTGGCAAAAGCCGAGCGCGACAGTGGCGCGACGCCAGATGACATCACCCGCCAGCCGCCGGTTTTCCCCTGCTCGCGCGCGTCGCGCCTGCAACAGCTAGCCCGCGGTGACGAAGGCTACTTGCTGGCGCTGGCCTACTCCACCCAGCGCGGTTACGGGCGCAATCACCCTTTCGCCGGTGAAATCCGCAGTGGTTATATCGACGTGGAAATTGTGGCGGAAGAGCTTGGTTTTGCGGTGAACATCGGCGAACTGCTGATAACCGAATGTGAAATGGTCAACGGTTTTGTCGCCCCGCAAGACGACGCTCCACACTTTACCCGTGGCTACGGGCTGGTGTTCGGCATGAGCGAGCGCAAGGCGATGGCAATGGCGCTGGTCGATCGCGCCCTGCAAGCCATCGACTACGGCGAAGCCATCAAAAGCCCGGCGCAGGACGAAGAGTTTGTGCTGGCGCATGCGGATAACGTCGAAGCGGCGGGTTTTGTGTCGCACCTCAAACTGCCTCATTACGTTGATTTCCAGGCCGAACTGGATCTGCTCAGACAGCTTCAACAGGAGATGCCCCGTGGCTAA
- a CDS encoding alpha-D-ribose 1-methylphosphonate 5-phosphate C-P-lyase PhnJ, whose protein sequence is MANALTGYNFAFLDEQTKRMIRRALLKAVAIPGYQVPFGGREMPMPYGWGTGGIQLTASVIGEDDVLKVIDQGADDTTNAVSIRQFFTRVTGVETTERTAEATLIQTRHRIPETPLREDQILIYQVPIPEPLRFIEPRETETRTMHALEEYGVMQVKLYEDIARFGNFTTRYAWPVKVNDRYVMDPSPIPAFDNPKMHMTPALQLFGAGREKRIYAVPPFTPVVSLDFDDYPFAPQKWDKPCAICGSTHSYLDEVVLDDTGTRMFVCSDTDYCRQQSEALRK, encoded by the coding sequence GTGGCTAACGCGCTGACCGGTTACAACTTTGCTTTTCTTGATGAGCAAACCAAACGCATGATCCGCCGCGCGCTGTTAAAAGCGGTGGCGATCCCCGGTTACCAGGTGCCCTTTGGCGGACGGGAAATGCCGATGCCCTATGGCTGGGGCACGGGCGGGATTCAGCTTACCGCCAGCGTGATCGGCGAAGATGATGTGCTGAAGGTTATCGATCAGGGCGCGGACGACACCACCAACGCTGTCTCCATTCGCCAGTTCTTCACCCGCGTCACCGGCGTGGAAACCACCGAGCGCACCGCCGAGGCGACGCTGATTCAAACCCGCCACCGCATCCCCGAAACGCCGCTGCGCGAAGATCAAATCCTTATTTACCAGGTGCCGATCCCAGAGCCGCTGCGCTTTATCGAACCGCGTGAAACCGAAACCCGCACCATGCACGCGCTGGAAGAGTACGGCGTGATGCAGGTGAAGCTGTACGAAGATATTGCGCGCTTTGGCAACTTCACCACCCGCTACGCCTGGCCGGTGAAAGTGAATGATCGCTATGTGATGGATCCGTCGCCCATTCCGGCGTTCGATAACCCGAAAATGCACATGACGCCCGCCCTGCAACTGTTCGGCGCCGGGCGTGAAAAGCGCATCTACGCCGTGCCGCCGTTCACCCCGGTGGTGAGCCTCGATTTTGACGATTACCCCTTCGCGCCGCAAAAGTGGGATAAACCCTGCGCCATTTGCGGCTCGACACACAGCTATCTCGATGAAGTGGTGCTGGACGATACCGGCACGCGCATGTTCGTTTGCTCCGACACCGACTATTGCCGCCAACAGAGCGAGGCTTTACGCAAATGA
- the phnK gene encoding phosphonate C-P lyase system protein PhnK, with protein MTQPLLSVNHLSHLYAPGKGFQDVSFDLWPGEVLGIVGESGSGKTTLLNAISARLVPQQGTITWQNRDLYAMSEAERRRLLRTEWGVVHQHAMDGLRRQVSAGGNIGERLMATGARHYGDIRASAEQWLSDVEIPPSRIDDLPTTFSGGMQQRLQIARNLVTRPKLMFMDEPTGGLDVSVQARLLDLLRGLVVEMNLAVVMVTHDLGVARLLANRLLVMKQGQVVESGLTDRVLDDPHHPYTQLLVSSVLQN; from the coding sequence ATGACCCAACCGCTGCTTTCGGTGAATCACCTTTCCCATCTGTATGCGCCAGGCAAGGGCTTTCAGGATGTGTCGTTCGATTTATGGCCGGGCGAAGTGCTGGGCATTGTCGGCGAATCCGGCTCCGGCAAGACCACCCTGTTGAATGCGATATCAGCGCGCCTGGTGCCGCAACAGGGCACCATCACCTGGCAGAATCGCGATCTCTACGCGATGAGCGAAGCCGAGCGCCGTCGCCTGCTGCGCACCGAATGGGGCGTGGTGCACCAACATGCGATGGACGGCCTGCGCCGCCAGGTGTCCGCCGGGGGCAATATCGGCGAGCGGCTAATGGCGACCGGCGCGCGGCATTATGGCGATATCCGCGCTAGCGCCGAACAGTGGCTGAGCGATGTTGAAATTCCGCCGTCACGCATTGATGACCTGCCCACCACCTTTTCCGGCGGCATGCAGCAGCGTTTGCAAATCGCCCGCAACCTCGTCACGCGCCCCAAATTGATGTTTATGGACGAACCCACCGGCGGGCTGGATGTCTCCGTTCAGGCGCGTTTGTTGGATCTGCTGCGCGGGCTGGTGGTGGAGATGAACCTGGCCGTGGTGATGGTGACCCATGATTTAGGCGTCGCGCGCCTGCTGGCGAACCGCTTGCTGGTGATGAAACAGGGCCAGGTGGTGGAAAGTGGGTTAACCGACCGCGTGCTCGACGATCCGCATCACCCGTACACCCAATTGCTGGTCTCCTCGGTATTGCAAAATTAA
- the phnL gene encoding phosphonate C-P lyase system protein PhnL yields MLRVENVSKTFVLHHQNGVRLPVLRETSLTVAAGECVVLHGHSGSGKSTLLRSLYANYLPDAGHIHVKHGEEWVDLVSAPARKVLEVRRHTIGWVSQFLRVIPRVSALDVVMQPLLEKGVPREACAERAGNLLTRLNVPERLWHLAPATFSGGEQQRVNIARGFINEYPILLLDEPTASLDEKNSAAVVELIAQAKARGAAIVGIFHDGSVREHVADRLYPMGSNA; encoded by the coding sequence GTGTTGCGTGTGGAAAATGTCAGCAAGACCTTTGTCCTGCATCATCAAAACGGCGTGCGCCTGCCGGTGCTGCGCGAAACATCGCTTACTGTCGCGGCCGGTGAATGTGTGGTGCTGCATGGGCACTCCGGCAGTGGAAAATCGACGCTGCTGCGATCGCTGTACGCCAACTATTTGCCCGACGCCGGGCATATTCATGTCAAACATGGCGAAGAGTGGGTGGATCTGGTCAGCGCCCCGGCACGTAAAGTGCTTGAAGTGCGCCGCCACACCATCGGCTGGGTGAGCCAGTTTTTACGCGTGATTCCGCGCGTGAGCGCACTTGATGTGGTGATGCAGCCGTTGCTGGAAAAAGGCGTTCCCCGCGAAGCGTGCGCCGAGCGCGCGGGCAACCTGCTTACCCGGCTGAATGTGCCGGAACGCTTGTGGCACCTCGCGCCCGCGACCTTTTCCGGCGGCGAACAGCAGCGCGTCAACATCGCGCGCGGCTTTATCAACGAGTACCCGATTTTACTGCTTGATGAACCCACCGCCTCGCTGGACGAAAAAAACAGCGCCGCCGTCGTTGAACTGATCGCGCAGGCCAAAGCGCGCGGCGCAGCGATTGTCGGCATCTTTCACGATGGCAGCGTGCGCGAGCATGTCGCCGACCGACTCTATCCAATGGGTAGCAACGCATGA
- the phnM gene encoding alpha-D-ribose 1-methylphosphonate 5-triphosphate diphosphatase produces the protein MIINNVKLILENEVMRGSLEMRDGIIRAFAETQSSQPGAHDGDGGWLMPGLIELHTDNLDKFFTPRPKVDWPAHSAMSSHDALMVASGITTVLDAVAIGDVRDGGDRLENLEKMINAVEASQKRGLNRAEHRLHLRCELPHHTTLPLFEKLVGRDPVALVSVMDHSPGQRQYASYEKYRDYYQGKYHLTDEQMDLFEQEQLALAAEWSQPNRLAIAAICAQRNLPLASHDDATREHVVESHQLGSVIAEFPTTFAAAEASREHGLRVLMGAPNIVRGGSHSGNVAAHELAQCGMLDILSSDYYPASLLDAAFRIAVNEENAFTLPQAIHLVTKNPAQALKLDDRGVIGEGKRADLVLVHHKGDHVHIDHVWREGKRVF, from the coding sequence ATGATTATCAATAATGTAAAACTGATCCTCGAAAACGAGGTGATGAGAGGCTCGCTGGAGATGCGCGACGGCATCATTCGCGCTTTCGCGGAAACCCAGAGCAGCCAACCTGGCGCGCACGATGGTGACGGCGGCTGGCTGATGCCGGGGCTTATCGAGTTGCATACCGATAACCTGGATAAATTTTTCACCCCGCGCCCGAAAGTGGACTGGCCAGCGCACTCCGCCATGAGCAGCCACGACGCGCTGATGGTCGCCAGCGGCATTACCACCGTGCTCGACGCGGTGGCCATTGGTGATGTGCGCGACGGCGGCGATCGGCTGGAAAATCTGGAGAAGATGATCAATGCCGTGGAAGCGTCGCAAAAACGCGGGCTGAACCGCGCCGAGCATCGTTTGCATCTGCGCTGCGAATTGCCACACCACACCACCTTGCCGCTGTTTGAAAAATTGGTCGGCCGCGATCCGGTGGCGCTGGTGTCAGTCATGGATCACTCGCCCGGTCAGCGCCAGTACGCCAGTTACGAAAAATATCGCGACTATTACCAGGGTAAATACCATCTCACGGACGAACAAATGGATCTGTTTGAGCAGGAGCAACTGGCGCTGGCCGCTGAGTGGTCGCAGCCCAACCGATTAGCGATTGCCGCCATTTGCGCGCAGCGCAATTTGCCGCTCGCCAGCCACGATGACGCAACACGCGAACATGTGGTGGAATCCCACCAGCTTGGCAGCGTGATCGCCGAATTTCCTACCACGTTCGCAGCAGCGGAAGCGTCTCGCGAACATGGCTTGCGCGTGTTGATGGGCGCGCCAAATATCGTGCGTGGCGGTTCCCATTCCGGCAACGTGGCGGCACATGAACTGGCGCAATGCGGCATGCTGGATATTTTGTCCTCCGATTATTACCCCGCCAGCTTGCTGGATGCGGCGTTTCGCATTGCGGTAAACGAAGAAAATGCGTTCACCTTGCCGCAGGCCATTCATCTGGTGACCAAAAACCCGGCGCAGGCATTGAAGCTGGATGATCGCGGGGTGATTGGCGAAGGGAAACGCGCGGATCTGGTGCTGGTACACCACAAAGGGGATCACGTGCATATTGACCACGTCTGGCGCGAGGGGAAAAGGGTGTTCTGA
- the phnN gene encoding ribose 1,5-bisphosphokinase yields MMGKLVWLMGPSGAGKDTLLTALRQREQPQLLVAHRYITRPASHGHENHIALSVKEFFTRDAQHLFALSWHANDLYYGIGAEIDLWLHAGFDVVVNGSRGHLPQAQAQYGDMLLPVYLQVSAEILRKRLEKRGRENAAEIAARLERAARYTPGGCLTLNNDGSLLQSVDGLITLIRAQQGKSA; encoded by the coding sequence CTGATGGGCAAGCTTGTCTGGTTAATGGGGCCTTCCGGCGCGGGAAAAGATACCTTACTCACCGCGCTGCGCCAGCGGGAACAGCCGCAACTGCTGGTGGCGCACCGCTACATCACGCGCCCGGCCAGTCACGGTCACGAAAACCACATCGCGCTGAGTGTTAAGGAGTTTTTCACTCGCGACGCGCAGCACCTTTTTGCCTTGAGCTGGCATGCCAACGATCTCTACTACGGTATTGGTGCGGAGATCGATCTCTGGCTGCATGCCGGTTTTGATGTGGTGGTGAACGGTTCGCGCGGGCATTTGCCGCAGGCCCAGGCGCAGTATGGCGATATGCTGCTGCCAGTCTATTTGCAGGTGTCGGCGGAGATTTTGCGAAAGCGTCTGGAAAAACGCGGGCGCGAGAACGCTGCGGAAATCGCCGCGCGGCTGGAAAGGGCGGCGCGTTACACCCCCGGCGGCTGCCTGACGCTGAACAACGATGGAAGTTTGCTACAGTCAGTTGATGGATTGATCACGCTAATACGTGCCCAGCAAGGGAAAAGTGCGTAA
- the phnP gene encoding phosphonate metabolism protein PhnP: MSLTITLTGTGGAQLVPVFGCDCAACRRARLNETHRRRPCSGVVQFNDAVTLLDAGMPDVMDRFPAGQFQQFLLTHYHMDHVQGLFPLRWGVGEKIPVYGPPDEQGCDDLFKHPGLLDFSHTVEPFVVFDLQGLQVTPLPLNHSKLTFGYLLESAHSRVAWLTDTAGLPDKTLKFLLNNHPQLIVIDCSYAPHPESPKNHNDLNAVIALNAVIGCPRVILTHISHVFDQWMMKNPLPTGFEAGYDGMRIVLD, from the coding sequence ATGAGCCTGACAATTACCCTGACCGGCACCGGTGGCGCGCAATTAGTGCCGGTATTTGGCTGTGATTGCGCCGCGTGTCGCCGTGCCCGCCTGAACGAAACACACCGCCGCCGCCCTTGTAGCGGCGTCGTGCAGTTTAACGACGCGGTGACATTGCTGGACGCCGGCATGCCCGATGTGATGGATCGTTTCCCGGCTGGCCAATTCCAGCAATTTCTGCTCACGCATTACCATATGGATCATGTGCAGGGCCTGTTTCCGTTACGGTGGGGCGTGGGCGAAAAAATCCCGGTTTATGGCCCGCCGGACGAGCAAGGCTGCGACGATCTGTTTAAACACCCTGGCCTGCTGGATTTTAGCCATACGGTCGAACCGTTTGTGGTGTTCGATTTGCAAGGACTGCAAGTCACGCCGCTGCCGCTTAATCACTCGAAATTGACCTTCGGTTATCTGCTTGAATCGGCGCACAGCCGGGTGGCGTGGCTCACCGATACCGCCGGGCTGCCCGATAAGACATTGAAATTTCTCCTCAACAATCATCCGCAATTGATCGTCATTGATTGCAGTTATGCCCCTCATCCAGAAAGTCCGAAAAATCATAACGATTTGAACGCCGTCATCGCCCTGAATGCGGTGATTGGCTGCCCGCGTGTGATCCTAACCCATATCAGTCATGTCTTTGATCAATGGATGATGAAAAACCCGCTGCCGACGGGGTTTGAAGCAGGTTATGATGGCATGCGGATTGTGCTGGATTAG
- a CDS encoding low molecular weight protein tyrosine phosphatase family protein translates to MNVLFICSRNQWRSPTAEHVFRRYPGLNARSAGTQRQARKTVSPAIISWADVICVMEEEHKIRILADYSRLVQHKRIYVLNIPNHYQFMDPQLIALLEDVVPAQLGLRVPA, encoded by the coding sequence ATGAATGTGCTTTTTATTTGTAGCCGAAACCAATGGCGCAGCCCCACTGCTGAGCATGTGTTTCGTCGCTACCCTGGGCTTAATGCCCGCTCCGCTGGCACACAACGCCAGGCGAGAAAAACCGTCTCGCCGGCCATTATTTCCTGGGCAGATGTTATCTGCGTGATGGAAGAAGAACACAAAATCCGGATTCTGGCCGACTATAGCCGTCTGGTGCAGCATAAACGGATATATGTGCTGAATATCCCAAACCATTATCAATTTATGGACCCGCAGCTGATTGCGTTGCTGGAAGATGTCGTTCCGGCTCAGCTTGGGCTGCGAGTCCCGGCATAA
- a CDS encoding bifunctional metallophosphatase/5'-nucleotidase: protein MKRGLIILPLLFSVFSLQASEVKLSLIHTGDTHGRGMSEEGIGYGKISAYVKAMRNTSQNVLFVDVGDAVSGMPVTDLAMGEPNLRAMNTMGYDAFTPGNADFIFGGQEIVSLGEKANFPFISANIWFKDKLAFEPFIIKKVAGLNIGIIGVSPLNAMVATTESKLAGFSVSDPIKAVRDAVSRIKDKTDLIIVLAHLGKVDPEVNISKLVAAVPEIDVLVDGHDHIAVKGGKQQGNTVMVNAGQYGDFLGHLTLTLKDKKIVAWSEQLLDKKALSAIATDKETQACIDQAQAENADMLNQVVMTLPFTLDGEREHVRSGQTNLGSLVADAEREYAKADVAFTVGAFLRDSIQAGQVTYGQVLNALPFRLPLVTREMSGKQIKDFIEHNYVQQNIISGAYAHVSGMTFTVDFAKPAGSRMTAILVKGEPLDLDKTYRVACNEQVSDYGIREINIRDRYDVPMSTLLTAYVTKHPQLTSPAPRVQFIK from the coding sequence ATGAAAAGAGGGCTAATAATACTTCCTCTGTTATTTAGCGTGTTCTCGTTACAGGCCAGCGAGGTGAAATTATCGCTGATCCACACCGGCGATACGCACGGGCGCGGAATGAGCGAAGAGGGCATCGGTTACGGAAAAATAAGCGCTTACGTTAAAGCAATGCGTAATACATCGCAGAATGTGTTGTTTGTGGATGTTGGCGATGCGGTCAGCGGAATGCCGGTCACCGACCTGGCAATGGGGGAGCCCAATTTACGCGCCATGAATACAATGGGCTATGACGCATTTACACCCGGCAACGCAGATTTTATTTTTGGCGGCCAGGAAATTGTTTCTTTGGGCGAGAAAGCGAATTTCCCGTTTATCTCCGCCAATATTTGGTTCAAAGACAAACTCGCGTTTGAGCCTTTTATTATCAAAAAAGTGGCTGGTTTGAATATTGGCATTATTGGCGTCTCGCCGCTCAACGCCATGGTGGCGACCACCGAGAGCAAACTGGCCGGTTTTTCGGTCAGCGATCCGATAAAAGCCGTTCGCGACGCGGTGTCACGCATTAAAGATAAAACCGACCTGATTATTGTGTTGGCGCACCTGGGGAAGGTTGACCCGGAGGTCAACATTTCCAAACTGGTGGCTGCCGTGCCGGAGATTGATGTGCTGGTGGACGGACACGATCACATCGCGGTGAAAGGGGGGAAACAGCAGGGCAACACGGTGATGGTCAATGCCGGGCAATATGGCGATTTTCTTGGGCATCTGACGTTAACGCTGAAAGATAAGAAAATCGTTGCCTGGAGCGAGCAACTGCTTGATAAAAAGGCGTTAAGCGCCATCGCGACTGATAAGGAAACGCAGGCCTGCATCGATCAGGCGCAAGCCGAAAACGCCGATATGCTTAACCAGGTGGTGATGACGCTGCCTTTCACCCTGGATGGCGAACGCGAGCATGTGCGCTCCGGGCAGACCAATCTGGGTTCTCTTGTTGCCGATGCCGAGCGTGAATACGCGAAAGCGGATGTGGCGTTTACCGTCGGCGCGTTTCTGCGCGACAGCATTCAGGCGGGGCAGGTGACTTACGGGCAAGTACTCAATGCGCTGCCGTTTCGCCTGCCGTTGGTCACCCGTGAAATGAGCGGTAAGCAAATCAAAGATTTTATTGAGCACAATTATGTGCAGCAAAATATTATTTCGGGGGCTTACGCGCACGTGAGCGGCATGACATTTACGGTGGATTTCGCAAAACCGGCAGGTTCGCGGATGACGGCGATTTTGGTTAAGGGGGAACCGCTGGATCTGGACAAAACTTACCGAGTGGCCTGCAACGAGCAGGTCAGCGATTATGGGATTCGCGAAATAAACATTCGCGATCGTTATGATGTGCCCATGTCGACATTATTAACGGCATACGTAACGAAACATCCTCAACTGACATCACCCGCGCCGCGCGTGCAATTTATTAAGTAA